taaagctgctttgtgacaatgacaaatgttaaaagtgctctctgtgtagttttgtgtttgtgtagttAATGTTTCAGTAATAATTctttaataaagctttattcTGTACAGAGGCTCCGACGTTACAATCTCATTATCAAGACACAgaatttacagaaataaaacgaCTGagtttaatctgtgtgtgtttatttctacaGTCTTAAAATATGTGAATTATGTgatgtttatgatttatattatGACCAATTTTATACACAACCACATATTTAATGATTGATTAGGGTTCTTATAAATATTATGAttgtgaaataaattaaatttccaGAATGTAagttctattttcttttctttttattttgattttttcgTTTTCCTCACTGatgttttattctctctcttgtTCCTCGTGTTCCTTCTCCTTCCACTTTAACAGTCTTAATACCGTAGTTAtgtcccccccctcccccacccccacACACCTGATCAGAGACAGAGTAATAAATCATCCCTTTGTGGCCTTCAGACTAAACAGAATGGTGGCGGCTACAGCCAGCATGACGCCTACGGCCAGGTCCGACAAGCGGCCCAGCCTCCGGTTCTGAAACGTCTCTTCTTTCTGCCTCTGGATCTCCTGCAGGCGCGTGCGGATATGCTTCTGCCGCTGCAGCTGCTCGCCGTAGTGCGCGCGGTAGAAAGAGTCGAAATCGAAGATGTTTTGCGCTCGAGCGCCGACCTCCGGAGAACGACGGGATCTCGCGCCGTCGCTCTGAGACCTGCTCGTCGTCTCTCCCGTCGCAGTCGGTCTGCCCGACCCCCGGACGTCCGCCTCGCTGAGGATCCCGGCATCATATCTCTTGCGTAAAGCCCGG
The sequence above is drawn from the Clarias gariepinus isolate MV-2021 ecotype Netherlands chromosome 17, CGAR_prim_01v2, whole genome shotgun sequence genome and encodes:
- the LOC128505469 gene encoding dnaJ homolog subfamily C member 30, mitochondrial isoform X3 translates to MTTPHCLPGLVCSKKLSEVPAVTRAIHSYGISPCMRMNVWRSYRSSSAEEIPLYRSKSAYYDILQVSPTATQAQIKTAYYKQSFIYHPDKNAGNDHAAQRFSQVSEAYSVLGNRALRKRYDAGILSEADVRGSGRPTATGETTSRSQSDGARSRRSPEVGARAQNIFDFDSFYRAHYGEQLQRQKHIRTRLQEIQRQKEETFQNRRLGRLSDLAVGVMLAVAATILFSLKATKG
- the LOC128505469 gene encoding dnaJ homolog subfamily C member 30, mitochondrial isoform X2; this encodes MSLWMTTPHCLPGLVCSKKLSEVPAVTRAIHSYGISPCMRMNVWRSYRSSSAEEIPLYRSKSAYYDILQVSPTATQAQIKTAYYKQSFIYHPDKNAGNDHAAQRFSQVSEAYSVLGNRALRKRYDAGILSEADVRGSGRPTATGETTSRSQSDGARSRRSPEVGARAQNIFDFDSFYRAHYGEQLQRQKHIRTRLQEIQRQKEETFQNRRLGRLSDLAVGVMLAVAATILFSLKATKG